A window of the Synechococcus sp. JA-3-3Ab genome harbors these coding sequences:
- a CDS encoding DUF760 domain-containing protein, producing MSSPINFIPGFEAAQTPSPNNRLWQYLQSQDPSVFQDIARNSSPEVLEILGHNIRSLVGSLPPDQFGVQIITNRESLAKMLSGAMMGGYFLRVMEQRLALEQSLGNSSAAVPSPQPSTPDQPPTAEGGSAQ from the coding sequence ATGTCGAGCCCGATCAATTTCATTCCTGGTTTTGAGGCCGCGCAAACGCCCAGCCCCAACAACCGGCTCTGGCAATATCTGCAGTCTCAGGACCCCAGCGTTTTTCAAGACATCGCCCGCAACTCGTCGCCGGAGGTGCTGGAGATCTTGGGCCACAACATTCGCAGCTTGGTGGGCAGTTTGCCGCCAGACCAATTTGGCGTTCAAATCATCACCAACCGCGAGAGCTTGGCAAAAATGCTCTCCGGGGCGATGATGGGTGGCTACTTTCTGCGGGTGATGGAGCAGCGTCTGGCCCTGGAGCAGTCTTTGGGTAACTCATCCGCCGCCGTCCCCTCTCCCCAACCTTCAACACCGGATCAACCTCCAACAGCGGAGGGGGGCAGTGCCCAATAG
- the gyrA gene encoding DNA gyrase subunit A, whose protein sequence is MSDNELTARIISTDLQREMAQSYLEYAMSVIVGRALPDARDGLKPVHRRILYAMHELGLTADRPFRKCARVVGDVIGKYHPHGDQAVYEALVRMAQDFSMRERLVDGHGNFGSIDNDPPAAMRYTECRLTAFAQEALLQDIDANTVDFIDNYDGSQQEPLVLPARIPQLLLNGSSGIAVGMATNIPPHNLGELVDGLIALIHNPNLTSLELMQWIPAPDFPTGGLIMGQEGIREAYTTGRGSITLRGVATVETIEQRGRPTREAIIITELPYQTNKAAMIEKIAELVNEKKLEGIADIRDESDREGMRVVIELKRDAQPQVVLNNLYKQTPLQSNFGVNMLAILNGEPRTLTLRDALQAFLDFRAEVIERRTRYELQKAEERDHLLQGYLLALGQLDRVIALIRGAADATTARAELQATLGLSEAQADGILQMQLRRLTALEAEKIQAEHEDLVRQIADLRDILARRERVMQIISEELQQLKSRFASPRRSRLCLEDCELKVADLIENRETVIFLTEQGYIKRMDLEEFQVQGRATRGKAGARIKDDDAIEQFFACRSHDTILFFTDRGMVYTLPAYEIPQGSRTARGSAIVQLLPITREERVTSMVPVSEFSDDEYLVMLTRAGYIKKTALSAFANVRSNGLIAISLEENDELRWVRRARSSDDVVMATRQGMCIRFRADDEQLRPLGRATRGVRAITLNPGDDIVSMDIIFAESVMAAEREGERLANPWVLVITKEGRGKRSAIDHFRRQNRGGKGVIATKFRQESDELAALRIVNAEDEILLVTARGIVMRQLAKAIPTQSREATGVLVQRLDPEDSIVGVTVVPASFIRDPAEAEEEPAEGIPEADG, encoded by the coding sequence ATGAGCGACAACGAATTGACCGCGCGCATCATCTCCACCGACCTGCAGCGGGAGATGGCGCAGTCCTACCTGGAATACGCCATGAGCGTGATTGTCGGGAGGGCTCTGCCGGATGCCCGCGACGGCCTCAAGCCGGTGCATCGCCGCATCCTCTACGCCATGCACGAGCTGGGCCTGACGGCGGATCGCCCTTTTCGCAAGTGCGCCCGCGTCGTGGGGGATGTGATCGGGAAATACCATCCCCACGGGGATCAGGCGGTTTACGAAGCCCTGGTGCGCATGGCCCAGGACTTCTCCATGCGGGAGCGCCTGGTGGACGGGCACGGCAACTTCGGCTCCATCGACAACGACCCGCCGGCGGCCATGCGCTACACCGAGTGCCGCCTCACCGCTTTTGCCCAGGAAGCCCTGCTGCAGGATATCGACGCCAACACCGTCGACTTCATCGACAACTACGACGGATCCCAGCAGGAGCCGCTGGTGCTGCCGGCGCGGATCCCGCAGTTGCTGTTGAACGGTTCTTCTGGCATTGCCGTGGGCATGGCCACCAACATCCCGCCCCACAACCTGGGAGAGCTGGTGGACGGCCTGATCGCCCTCATCCACAACCCCAACCTGACCAGCCTGGAGCTGATGCAGTGGATCCCGGCCCCCGATTTCCCCACCGGCGGGCTGATCATGGGCCAGGAAGGCATCCGCGAAGCCTATACTACCGGGCGCGGCTCCATCACCTTGCGGGGGGTGGCCACGGTGGAGACCATCGAGCAGCGGGGCCGACCGACGCGGGAGGCCATCATCATCACCGAGCTGCCCTACCAAACCAACAAGGCAGCCATGATTGAAAAAATTGCCGAGCTGGTCAACGAGAAAAAACTGGAGGGCATTGCCGACATCCGCGACGAAAGCGACCGCGAGGGCATGCGGGTGGTGATCGAGCTGAAGCGGGATGCTCAGCCTCAGGTGGTGCTCAACAACCTCTACAAGCAAACCCCCCTGCAGAGCAACTTCGGGGTCAACATGCTGGCCATCCTCAACGGCGAGCCGCGCACCCTGACGCTGCGGGACGCACTGCAGGCTTTCTTGGATTTTCGGGCAGAGGTGATCGAGCGGCGCACCCGCTACGAGCTGCAGAAAGCCGAAGAGCGGGATCACCTGTTGCAGGGCTACCTTTTGGCTTTGGGGCAGTTGGATCGGGTGATCGCCCTCATCCGCGGAGCCGCCGATGCCACCACAGCCCGAGCTGAGTTGCAGGCAACGTTGGGCCTGAGCGAAGCGCAAGCCGATGGCATTTTACAGATGCAACTGCGCCGCCTCACCGCCCTAGAAGCGGAGAAAATCCAGGCCGAACACGAAGACTTGGTGAGGCAAATTGCCGATTTGCGGGATATTTTGGCCCGCCGGGAGCGGGTGATGCAGATCATCAGCGAAGAGCTGCAGCAGCTCAAGAGCCGCTTTGCCAGCCCGCGCCGCTCCCGCCTCTGCCTGGAAGACTGTGAGCTCAAGGTTGCCGATCTGATCGAGAACCGCGAGACGGTCATCTTCCTCACCGAGCAGGGCTACATCAAGCGCATGGACCTTGAAGAGTTCCAGGTGCAGGGGCGGGCCACCCGCGGCAAGGCCGGCGCCCGCATCAAAGACGACGATGCCATCGAGCAGTTTTTTGCCTGTCGCAGCCACGACACTATCCTCTTTTTCACGGATCGGGGGATGGTCTATACCCTGCCCGCCTACGAGATCCCGCAGGGGAGCCGCACCGCCCGCGGCAGCGCCATCGTCCAGTTGCTGCCCATCACTCGGGAAGAGCGGGTTACCTCGATGGTGCCCGTGAGCGAGTTCAGCGACGACGAATACTTGGTGATGCTCACCCGAGCGGGCTACATCAAAAAAACGGCCCTCAGCGCCTTTGCCAATGTGCGTTCCAACGGCCTGATTGCCATCTCTCTGGAGGAAAACGATGAGCTGCGCTGGGTGCGCCGCGCCCGCTCCAGCGACGATGTGGTTATGGCGACCCGCCAGGGCATGTGCATCCGCTTCCGGGCAGATGACGAGCAACTGCGCCCCCTGGGGCGAGCCACCCGCGGCGTGCGGGCCATCACCCTCAACCCCGGCGACGACATCGTCAGCATGGACATCATCTTTGCCGAGTCGGTGATGGCCGCTGAGCGAGAGGGGGAGAGGCTGGCCAACCCCTGGGTGCTGGTGATTACCAAAGAAGGGCGGGGCAAGCGCTCGGCCATCGACCACTTCCGCCGGCAAAACCGGGGCGGCAAGGGGGTGATCGCCACTAAGTTCCGCCAGGAGTCGGATGAGCTGGCTGCCCTGCGCATCGTCAATGCCGAGGACGAGATCCTGTTGGTAACTGCCAGAGGCATTGTCATGCGCCAGTTGGCCAAGGCCATCCCCACTCAGTCTCGCGAGGCGACAGGGGTGCTGGTGCAGCGCTTGGATCCGGAGGACAGCATTGTAGGAGTGACGGTGGTGCCCGCTTCGTTTATCAGGGATCCGGCGGAAGCTGAAGAGGAGCCGGCAGAGGGGATCCCCGAGGCCGACGGTTGA